One window of the Streptomyces sp. V4I8 genome contains the following:
- a CDS encoding DUF6247 family protein, with product MSHATIAPGAPLIPMPEKTPAALRIAVAQLDPAAIAAFDQQWDDAIRKARDEYTLTPPRAFVEHWWSWVGVARFPERLARFRECQRIVSESDDRAQRRAAASELAALLAQAEAAAA from the coding sequence ATGTCGCACGCCACCATTGCCCCCGGCGCCCCGCTCATCCCCATGCCGGAGAAGACCCCCGCCGCGCTCCGTATCGCCGTTGCGCAGCTCGACCCGGCCGCCATCGCCGCGTTCGATCAGCAGTGGGACGACGCGATCCGCAAGGCCCGCGACGAGTACACCCTCACGCCGCCCCGCGCGTTCGTTGAACACTGGTGGTCATGGGTGGGCGTCGCCCGATTCCCTGAACGCCTCGCCCGCTTCCGTGAGTGTCAGCGCATCGTCAGCGAATCCGACGACCGCGCCCAGCGCCGCGCCGCAGCATCCGAACTCGCTGCGCTCCTCGCCCAGGCGGAGGCCGCCGCCGCGTGA
- a CDS encoding Lsr2 family protein → MVQKVVTIYMDDLTGIESDEVSTYRFSLNGVEYEIDLTPESYDRLDSALRQFIENGRKMRRIKSARTRKTPVAASAEEVRAWARDNGYKVNARGRIPSEIRQAFNAAR, encoded by the coding sequence ATGGTTCAAAAGGTTGTGACTATCTACATGGACGACCTCACCGGCATCGAATCCGACGAGGTTTCTACGTACCGATTCTCACTCAATGGCGTCGAGTATGAAATTGACCTGACGCCAGAGAGCTACGACAGACTGGACTCGGCCCTGCGTCAGTTCATTGAAAACGGCCGCAAGATGAGGCGGATCAAGTCGGCACGCACGCGAAAGACGCCCGTGGCTGCCAGCGCCGAGGAAGTACGGGCATGGGCACGTGACAACGGCTACAAGGTCAACGCCCGCGGCCGTATCCCGAGCGAGATCCGCCAGGCATTCAACGCCGCACGCTGA
- a CDS encoding transposase family protein: MSWNVTTGLEADQLEALVVRVHTMLVEDPDPPVVPGRMWALGLYKSVVLVLFLLRQNPVQQAAAELFHISQATVSRRWTTLLPVVETALAEHVPDPADASHGRIVLADGTLVTTWDWASEGTTMFSGKHRDTGFNLQVAATLSGDLLAVSAPVPGSRHDMYAWRQSHFPKAFADRESMGDLGYAGSGMLTARRKPPGQERPVKDKVFNQSIGKLRAAVERAIAHLKDWKVLATRYRGPLTRFPLVAKTVTALAFYKNGW, encoded by the coding sequence TTGAGCTGGAACGTTACGACAGGGCTGGAAGCGGATCAACTGGAGGCCTTGGTGGTCCGGGTCCACACGATGCTGGTGGAGGACCCCGATCCGCCCGTGGTGCCGGGACGGATGTGGGCGCTGGGCCTGTACAAGTCCGTGGTCCTGGTGTTGTTCCTGCTGCGGCAGAACCCCGTCCAGCAAGCGGCGGCGGAACTGTTCCACATCTCCCAGGCCACCGTCTCGCGCCGGTGGACCACGCTGCTCCCGGTGGTGGAGACGGCCCTGGCCGAGCATGTGCCCGACCCCGCCGACGCCTCACACGGCAGGATCGTCCTGGCCGACGGGACCCTGGTCACCACGTGGGACTGGGCGAGCGAGGGCACCACGATGTTCTCCGGCAAGCATCGTGACACAGGCTTCAACCTGCAGGTCGCCGCCACTCTCAGCGGGGACCTGCTCGCCGTCTCCGCGCCGGTACCCGGCAGTCGGCACGACATGTACGCCTGGCGCCAGTCCCACTTTCCCAAAGCCTTCGCCGACCGGGAGAGCATGGGGGATCTGGGCTATGCCGGCTCCGGCATGCTCACCGCCCGCCGCAAGCCACCCGGTCAGGAACGCCCCGTCAAAGACAAAGTGTTCAACCAGAGCATCGGCAAGCTCCGCGCCGCCGTCGAACGAGCGATCGCACATCTGAAGGACTGGAAGGTCCTCGCCACTCGCTATCGCGGCCCTCTCACCCGGTTCCCCCTCGTCGCCAAGACCGTCACCGCCCTCGCCTTCTACAAGAACGGCTGGTGA
- a CDS encoding transposase, with protein MVPLRWGLFGKGSWLSQKRRKFTPEYREEAVKMVIETSRPVAQVARELGLVEGTLGNWVNAYRRENVGEEPPLTVDERERLREQERELRELRQKVAFLEKVAAYFAKDPR; from the coding sequence GTGGTCCCACTAAGGTGGGGTCTGTTCGGAAAGGGAAGTTGGTTGTCGCAGAAACGTAGGAAGTTCACTCCTGAGTATCGGGAAGAGGCCGTGAAGATGGTGATCGAGACGTCGCGTCCGGTTGCCCAGGTCGCCCGGGAACTCGGACTTGTCGAAGGCACGCTCGGGAATTGGGTCAACGCCTACCGTCGTGAGAACGTGGGAGAGGAGCCGCCCCTGACGGTGGATGAACGGGAACGGCTCCGCGAGCAGGAACGCGAACTGAGGGAACTGCGGCAGAAGGTCGCTTTCCTGGAAAAAGTCGCAGCGTACTTTGCCAAGGATCCTCGGTGA
- a CDS encoding IS3 family transposase: MSDKFEFIDAEYATSTTNTEEIPSVAKMCDWLEVSRSGFYEWRSRPISATARRREELKLLITKSFEDSDGTYGYRRVHADLTAWGVACGPELVRDLMRELDLQACQPRPWRHSLTENDGRAGPIPDLVNRDFTADAPGRKMVGDITYIPAWEGWLFLATVIDCHTKAVTGWAMDDNYKTPLVEAAIEMAARNHPLSEDAIFHSDRGSNYTSEQFAKTLDRLGIRQSVGRTGICYEVSRRRESHPPPLSEPCVNLATHTAPIVEPVGNAPCFQ, from the coding sequence GTGAGCGACAAGTTCGAGTTCATCGATGCCGAGTACGCGACATCCACCACGAACACCGAAGAGATACCGTCGGTCGCGAAGATGTGTGACTGGCTGGAAGTGTCCCGCTCCGGATTCTACGAATGGCGGAGCCGGCCGATTTCGGCGACCGCCCGGCGACGGGAGGAACTGAAATTACTGATCACCAAGTCTTTCGAGGATTCTGACGGCACCTACGGCTACCGCCGCGTCCACGCCGACCTCACCGCCTGGGGCGTGGCCTGCGGGCCCGAACTCGTGCGTGACCTCATGCGGGAGCTGGACCTCCAGGCGTGCCAGCCACGGCCGTGGCGCCATAGTCTCACCGAGAACGACGGCCGGGCCGGCCCGATCCCCGACCTCGTGAACCGCGACTTCACCGCCGACGCGCCCGGCCGGAAAATGGTCGGTGACATCACTTACATTCCGGCCTGGGAGGGCTGGCTATTTCTCGCCACTGTCATCGACTGCCACACCAAAGCCGTGACGGGCTGGGCGATGGACGACAACTACAAGACTCCGCTCGTCGAGGCCGCCATCGAAATGGCGGCGCGCAATCATCCGCTCTCCGAGGACGCCATATTCCACTCGGACCGCGGCAGTAATTACACCTCGGAGCAATTCGCCAAGACGCTGGACAGATTGGGCATCCGGCAATCAGTCGGACGGACCGGTATCTGTTACGAGGTGAGTCGGCGGCGGGAATCTCACCCACCGCCGCTCTCAGAACCGTGCGTGAACCTCGCGACTCACACGGCTCCCATTGTTGAACCAGTAGGCAACGCGCCATGCTTCCAATGA
- a CDS encoding reverse transcriptase domain-containing protein gives MIDLDIQGFFDNVPHAPIIAAVERHTKLSWVLLYVKRWLVAPVQQPDGTLAIREKGTPQGSSISPLLSNLFMHYAFDAWLAREYPAIRFERYGDDAVVHCASEKQANFVRNIIERRLLQFGLHLHPEKTKVVYCKQEGREREFPVTEFTFLGYTFRRRAARLRDGRLKTGFLPAVSKTAMKSMARTVRSWRLGRCTELSFREIAAMINPVVAGWINYYGRFYKSRLIRFLEQQINPFLVKWARRKYKRYRRASRKARRRLAEIASAFPGMFAHWKHGALPTGSTMGAV, from the coding sequence GTGATCGATCTCGACATCCAGGGGTTCTTCGACAACGTGCCGCACGCCCCCATCATCGCGGCAGTGGAAAGGCATACCAAGCTCTCGTGGGTTCTGTTGTATGTGAAGCGATGGCTTGTCGCCCCCGTGCAACAGCCCGACGGAACGCTCGCCATTCGGGAAAAGGGGACTCCTCAAGGGTCTTCTATTTCACCGTTGTTGTCGAATCTGTTCATGCACTACGCGTTTGACGCGTGGTTGGCTCGGGAGTATCCGGCGATCAGGTTCGAGCGGTACGGCGACGATGCTGTAGTGCACTGTGCCAGTGAGAAGCAGGCGAACTTCGTCCGCAACATCATCGAGCGCAGGTTGCTGCAGTTCGGATTACATCTCCATCCGGAGAAAACCAAGGTGGTGTACTGCAAACAGGAAGGTCGTGAACGGGAGTTCCCGGTCACAGAGTTCACGTTTCTGGGGTACACCTTCCGTCGTCGGGCAGCTCGCTTGCGGGATGGGAGGCTGAAGACCGGCTTCCTTCCCGCAGTGAGCAAAACAGCCATGAAGTCCATGGCGAGGACTGTCCGGAGTTGGCGACTGGGGCGCTGTACCGAGCTGAGCTTTCGGGAGATCGCCGCGATGATCAACCCCGTCGTGGCGGGATGGATTAATTACTATGGGCGCTTCTACAAGTCCAGATTGATCAGGTTCCTGGAGCAGCAGATCAATCCGTTCCTGGTGAAATGGGCCCGAAGGAAGTACAAACGGTATCGTCGTGCCTCAAGGAAGGCCCGGAGAAGGCTGGCTGAGATCGCCTCAGCGTTCCCGGGCATGTTCGCTCATTGGAAGCATGGCGCGTTGCCTACTGGTTCAACAATGGGAGCCGTGTGA
- a CDS encoding integrase core domain-containing protein, translating into MRSSQSPSGHTNALAESFFATLKNERVHRTVYPTREHARRDIARYIEVRYNTKRRHSGLGYRTPREVHDEYLNQQLAA; encoded by the coding sequence ATCAGAAGCTCACAATCACCTTCTGGACACACCAATGCCCTTGCGGAATCGTTCTTCGCAACCCTGAAAAACGAACGGGTTCATCGGACCGTTTACCCCACCCGCGAGCACGCCCGCCGTGACATTGCCCGCTACATAGAGGTCCGCTACAATACGAAACGCCGCCACTCAGGACTTGGGTATCGGACCCCACGAGAGGTCCACGACGAGTACCTGAATCAGCAGCTCGCCGCATAA
- a CDS encoding transposase yields MSRTTYRPGELAQCDLWFPDAEIPLGYGQTGQPPVLVMVMVSGYSRMIAARMLPSRRTGDLIDGHWRLLSAWGAVPKMLVWDNESGIGRGKVTGEFAAFAGLLSTRIYLCRPRDPETKGLVERANGYLETSFLPGRHFSGPNDFNAQLGEWLKVANRRRHRALQARPSERWEADKSGMIALPPVDPPSWWRFSIRLGRDHYVRIDTNDYSVDPAAIGRTVTVLCDNDEVIVLATGGEIVAQHPRCWAKHQTLTDPGHAATGTRMRQGVHRQQAARQSRLAASSGPMVEVEQRELDTYDRLFTVIDGGGDKEAS; encoded by the coding sequence GTGTCGCGGACGACGTATCGGCCGGGTGAGCTGGCCCAGTGCGACCTGTGGTTCCCCGACGCGGAGATCCCGCTCGGCTACGGGCAGACCGGGCAGCCGCCGGTGCTGGTGATGGTGATGGTGTCCGGCTACTCGCGGATGATCGCCGCGAGGATGCTGCCCTCGCGGCGGACCGGGGACCTGATCGACGGGCACTGGCGGCTGCTGTCCGCCTGGGGCGCCGTCCCGAAGATGCTGGTCTGGGACAACGAGTCCGGGATCGGCCGCGGGAAGGTGACCGGCGAGTTCGCCGCGTTCGCGGGCCTGCTCTCCACCAGGATCTACCTCTGCCGCCCCCGCGATCCAGAAACGAAAGGGCTGGTGGAGCGGGCCAATGGTTACCTGGAGACCAGCTTCCTGCCGGGCCGTCACTTCTCCGGCCCCAACGACTTCAACGCCCAGCTGGGCGAGTGGCTGAAGGTCGCCAACCGGCGCCGGCACCGCGCTCTGCAGGCCCGTCCGAGCGAGCGGTGGGAGGCGGACAAGTCCGGGATGATCGCGCTGCCGCCGGTCGACCCGCCGTCCTGGTGGCGTTTCTCCATCCGGCTCGGCCGCGACCACTACGTCCGCATCGACACCAACGACTACTCCGTCGACCCCGCCGCGATCGGGAGGACGGTGACGGTGCTCTGTGACAACGATGAGGTCATCGTCCTGGCCACCGGCGGGGAGATCGTCGCCCAGCACCCCAGGTGCTGGGCGAAGCACCAGACCCTCACCGACCCCGGACACGCCGCCACCGGCACCCGGATGCGTCAGGGAGTGCACCGTCAGCAGGCAGCCCGCCAGAGCCGGCTGGCTGCTTCGTCCGGCCCGATGGTCGAGGTCGAACAGCGCGAACTGGACACCTATGACCGACTGTTCACCGTCATCGACGGCGGCGGCGACAAGGAGGCGAGCTGA
- the istB gene encoding IS21-like element helper ATPase IstB yields the protein MPRPATASGDDEGEEEPGAVEKTTTARTAAAASSRRTGRQTLTDLAFLARAMKAPALLDAAERLAERARKESWTHAEYLVAVLQREVSARESHGGEARVRAARFPAVKTVEELDVTHLRGITRQQLAHLGTLDFIAGKENAVFLGPPGTGKTHLAIGLAVRACQAGHRVAFATASEWVDRLAAAHAAGRLADELTRLGRYPLIVVDEVGYIPFEAEAANLFFQLISNRYERASVIVTSNKPFGRWGEVFGDETVAAAMIDRLVHHAEVHSFKGDSYRMRGRELGRIPTDNQDD from the coding sequence ATGCCCCGCCCCGCGACAGCCTCCGGCGACGACGAAGGCGAGGAAGAGCCCGGCGCCGTCGAGAAGACCACCACCGCCAGGACGGCAGCGGCGGCATCCTCCCGTCGGACGGGCCGGCAGACCTTGACTGACCTGGCTTTCCTCGCCCGCGCGATGAAGGCCCCGGCCCTGCTGGACGCCGCCGAACGGCTGGCCGAACGCGCCCGCAAGGAGTCCTGGACGCACGCCGAATACCTCGTCGCCGTGCTCCAGCGCGAGGTGAGCGCCCGCGAATCGCACGGCGGCGAGGCCCGCGTCCGCGCGGCGAGGTTCCCCGCCGTCAAAACGGTCGAGGAACTCGACGTCACCCATCTGCGCGGGATAACGCGCCAACAGCTCGCGCATCTGGGTACGTTGGACTTCATCGCCGGGAAGGAGAACGCCGTTTTCCTGGGTCCGCCCGGGACCGGAAAGACACACCTGGCGATCGGGCTCGCGGTCAGAGCCTGCCAGGCCGGACACCGCGTCGCCTTCGCGACCGCCTCCGAGTGGGTCGACCGGCTCGCCGCCGCCCACGCAGCCGGCCGTCTGGCCGACGAGCTCACCAGACTGGGCCGCTACCCGCTGATCGTGGTGGACGAGGTCGGCTACATCCCCTTCGAGGCCGAAGCCGCGAACCTGTTCTTCCAGCTCATCTCGAACAGATACGAACGCGCGTCCGTGATCGTCACCAGCAACAAGCCCTTCGGACGCTGGGGAGAGGTCTTCGGCGACGAGACCGTGGCCGCCGCCATGATCGACCGCCTCGTCCACCACGCCGAGGTCCACTCGTTCAAGGGCGATTCGTATCGCATGCGCGGCCGCGAACTCGGACGCATCCCCACCGACAACCAAGACGACTGA
- a CDS encoding trypsin-like serine protease, whose amino-acid sequence MRRMRDMARHKRVRAELASGCGPVSTNKWLRNATIATFIGVTASMSSQLVDAPSASAIGSGLEGYEKHQPNEARHVVHIKYSDGKSAYVGTGFVVGRRLIVTAAHVIEGSESNPRNVTVTYRDGNGKPHTVSAEKTYIAPGFAKDRNGNDYGAIGLKESLPPSVPQVALPGDPGIDLPSSKSYSARAYGYREQTEDKLQGVKSKWAETAPQNPTIYDAIKFANDNKDRAYRYATSPSSNPLSGNVQAKEAGDSIWHADNVNLYHYKKGANPADVIRGMPAWGGDSGGPLVTKDKNGIPVAIGIAKDGNLTGTNWTRTDHGLLPGHGLRDVLDAAEKGGFGRDMDPKNAFKDPDGEVPSGPGAGAKQGPTDAAIGGIAKRQQETAAEVRYSAPAGVSGAGQETGSKPSSSTDAGGQQSQAKLGEPGGGLGTGERQVYGHGKDGSWHPVKPGSSLEGFDRFDGYSQGKDGGWQPMKDPGGYLRGQVKPVDGPESASGQSVPGAKPAGGTSDAAGMTTAGARAPHTDAGGSTLPAADGSYGWHGEQGGWRGDWKYVDGKWQGGWTQSQSSPDHQAHQQGSGSGGASGGSARGGMAAAGAAARQGVPSGSGAGAASPSMGGGSSVTAAAGSGGPAASAPAAGGKGAAGALTTDPKGLPSGSEQAGGGVALSGSAAPSAAASDSKGALGGGQPGQQAPKLGVDGSKSVQAGAGSIGGQAASGADSKAGLAVQSGGAVSGQGLSHLSGLDGKAQDQLVDGAKASAGSDGSGSSNESGASSSDVWDKWRQQTFGRQLADSGGKSAADTSTTAGTAGSQVGGGLAKLVAASSSPAGTAGSVSGSGALGSVAGKVGDSGPSGGSAVDRLADGSGGSGSVSPSGASETGLGQQAPSSGLGHEVPAVAAASAGSVLGGSSAGAVPGPAVGGAKSGDVSSAAPAPAVAGGSQLGSSVPVGGGGDTVLKDLGGFKQGSVPGVLSASLTSGSSVSGAGQAAAHAAGPASSSLTSSVPESLSAPAAPAASAASAASAASGASAAGVLASALNTSAVPVSAPVASSLTVPAASVPVPGVSGAGGVPGVSGVAPVETAAPSLTEPVPAAPVEPAPVPSAPVAVAPQQSVPAVSAPAEVPQQSAPVEAAQPVQQQSAPAPAEAAPAEPAPVVEQAPVQQQ is encoded by the coding sequence ATGAGGAGGATGAGGGACATGGCACGTCACAAGAGGGTGCGCGCGGAGCTGGCATCGGGCTGCGGGCCTGTATCGACCAACAAGTGGTTGCGTAATGCGACGATCGCCACGTTCATCGGAGTCACGGCGTCCATGAGCAGCCAGCTTGTGGATGCTCCCAGTGCCAGCGCGATCGGCAGCGGGCTGGAAGGCTATGAGAAGCACCAGCCGAATGAGGCCCGCCACGTGGTTCACATTAAATATAGCGACGGCAAGTCTGCGTATGTCGGGACCGGATTTGTTGTCGGACGCAGGTTAATTGTTACCGCGGCGCATGTGATTGAGGGGTCAGAATCAAATCCCCGGAACGTGACAGTTACCTACAGGGACGGGAATGGGAAACCGCACACAGTATCCGCAGAAAAGACATATATAGCTCCCGGTTTCGCTAAAGATCGCAATGGCAATGATTACGGCGCTATCGGACTGAAAGAATCACTGCCGCCGAGTGTTCCACAAGTGGCGCTGCCCGGCGATCCAGGTATCGATTTACCCAGTTCGAAGAGTTACAGTGCGCGAGCATACGGCTACAGAGAGCAGACGGAAGACAAACTGCAAGGCGTGAAGTCGAAATGGGCCGAGACGGCACCCCAGAATCCCACCATCTATGATGCAATCAAGTTTGCCAACGATAATAAAGATAGAGCTTATCGGTACGCCACTAGCCCATCTTCTAACCCCCTTAGCGGAAATGTTCAAGCTAAGGAAGCTGGCGACTCCATATGGCATGCTGATAATGTGAATTTATATCACTATAAAAAGGGCGCTAATCCGGCTGATGTGATTCGTGGGATGCCTGCTTGGGGCGGTGACAGTGGTGGCCCGCTGGTCACTAAGGATAAAAACGGAATTCCTGTGGCGATCGGTATCGCTAAGGATGGCAACTTGACTGGTACAAACTGGACGCGGACTGATCACGGGTTGCTGCCTGGGCATGGGTTACGGGACGTCCTTGACGCGGCGGAAAAAGGCGGATTTGGTCGGGATATGGATCCGAAGAATGCCTTTAAGGATCCCGATGGGGAGGTGCCGTCTGGGCCCGGAGCGGGTGCTAAGCAAGGGCCGACGGATGCTGCTATCGGTGGGATAGCCAAGCGGCAGCAGGAGACGGCTGCGGAGGTTAGATACTCAGCCCCGGCTGGTGTTAGCGGGGCTGGGCAGGAGACCGGGTCGAAGCCGTCCAGTTCCACTGACGCGGGTGGTCAGCAGTCTCAGGCGAAGTTGGGTGAGCCTGGTGGTGGTCTTGGTACCGGCGAGAGGCAGGTTTACGGCCATGGGAAGGATGGTTCGTGGCATCCGGTGAAGCCTGGGTCTTCGCTGGAGGGTTTTGACCGTTTTGATGGTTACAGCCAGGGTAAGGACGGCGGCTGGCAGCCGATGAAGGACCCTGGGGGTTACCTGCGGGGGCAGGTGAAGCCCGTGGATGGGCCGGAGTCTGCGTCGGGGCAGTCGGTGCCGGGCGCGAAGCCTGCTGGTGGTACATCCGACGCGGCGGGGATGACGACGGCCGGTGCTAGGGCTCCTCATACGGATGCGGGTGGTTCGACGCTTCCTGCTGCTGATGGTTCGTATGGGTGGCATGGTGAGCAGGGTGGCTGGCGGGGTGATTGGAAGTACGTCGACGGGAAGTGGCAGGGCGGTTGGACGCAGTCGCAGTCCTCTCCGGATCACCAGGCTCATCAGCAGGGTTCGGGCAGCGGTGGCGCCTCTGGCGGCTCGGCCAGAGGTGGTATGGCTGCTGCGGGTGCTGCGGCTAGGCAGGGTGTGCCGTCTGGTTCGGGTGCTGGTGCTGCCTCTCCAAGCATGGGTGGGGGTAGTTCGGTTACGGCTGCTGCGGGCAGCGGTGGTCCGGCCGCCAGCGCCCCAGCCGCTGGCGGCAAGGGTGCTGCGGGCGCGCTCACCACTGATCCCAAGGGTCTGCCGTCTGGTTCGGAGCAGGCTGGCGGTGGCGTGGCTCTGTCCGGTTCGGCTGCGCCGAGTGCCGCGGCCAGTGATAGCAAGGGCGCCTTGGGCGGGGGCCAGCCGGGCCAGCAAGCTCCCAAGCTGGGTGTGGATGGGTCGAAGTCGGTGCAGGCCGGTGCGGGCTCTATCGGTGGGCAGGCCGCGTCTGGGGCGGACTCGAAGGCCGGTCTGGCTGTGCAGTCGGGTGGTGCTGTGTCGGGGCAGGGGCTCAGCCATCTGTCCGGGCTGGATGGTAAGGCCCAGGACCAGCTGGTGGATGGGGCGAAGGCGTCGGCGGGGTCGGATGGCTCCGGTTCTTCGAATGAGTCTGGCGCGTCGTCGTCTGACGTGTGGGACAAGTGGAGGCAGCAGACGTTCGGCCGGCAGTTGGCGGACTCTGGGGGTAAGTCGGCAGCGGACACCTCGACTACGGCAGGCACGGCGGGCTCGCAGGTGGGTGGGGGTCTGGCCAAGCTTGTTGCGGCTTCTTCCAGCCCTGCTGGAACAGCTGGTTCTGTTTCCGGGAGCGGCGCGTTGGGTTCGGTTGCTGGGAAGGTGGGGGATTCGGGCCCGTCGGGTGGCTCGGCGGTTGACAGGCTCGCGGATGGTTCCGGTGGTTCTGGTTCTGTGAGTCCGTCAGGTGCGTCTGAGACCGGTCTTGGGCAGCAGGCTCCCTCTTCTGGGCTTGGTCATGAGGTGCCGGCTGTTGCTGCGGCTTCGGCTGGGTCTGTGCTGGGTGGGTCGTCGGCGGGGGCTGTGCCTGGTCCGGCTGTGGGTGGGGCTAAGTCTGGTGATGTCTCATCTGCTGCGCCTGCGCCTGCGGTTGCTGGTGGTAGCCAGCTGGGTTCGTCGGTGCCGGTGGGTGGGGGTGGCGACACGGTGCTGAAGGATCTTGGTGGGTTCAAGCAGGGGTCTGTACCGGGTGTGTTGTCTGCGTCGCTTACGTCTGGTTCGTCGGTGTCTGGGGCGGGGCAGGCTGCTGCGCATGCGGCTGGGCCGGCTTCTTCGTCGCTGACGTCGTCTGTGCCTGAGAGCCTGTCTGCTCCTGCTGCTCCTGCTGCTTCTGCTGCTTCTGCTGCTTCTGCTGCTTCTGGTGCTTCTGCGGCGGGGGTGCTTGCTTCTGCGCTGAACACTTCGGCTGTGCCTGTGTCTGCTCCGGTTGCTTCGTCGCTGACGGTGCCTGCGGCTTCGGTTCCGGTTCCGGGTGTGTCCGGGGCGGGGGGTGTGCCGGGTGTGTCTGGGGTTGCTCCGGTTGAGACTGCTGCTCCGTCGCTGACGGAGCCTGTGCCTGCTGCGCCTGTGGAGCCTGCTCCTGTGCCTTCTGCGCCTGTTGCTGTGGCACCGCAGCAGTCTGTGCCTGCTGTGTCTGCTCCGGCTGAGGTTCCGCAGCAGTCTGCTCCGGTTGAGGCTGCGCAGCCTGTGCAGCAGCAGTCTGCTCCGGCTCCGGCTGAGGCTGCGCCTGCTGAACCCGCGCCTGTGGTGGAGCAGGCTCCGGTTCAGCAGCAGTAG
- a CDS encoding IS6 family transposase — METPSYKGYRFPAEVISHAVWLYHRFPLSFREVEELLFERGITVSYESIRAWCAAFGPAYARQLRRRQARPGDKWHMDEVFIKVNGQMRYLWRAVDQDGNVLDILVTNKRDAAAARRFFRKLLKDLEYVPRVIVTDKLRSYGAAHRQVMPSVEHRSSKYWNNRAENSHQPTRQREKAMKNFRSTGAAQRFLAAFSRISSHFRPRRHLITASHYRTEMTERFHTWKTITSMATTG; from the coding sequence GTGGAGACGCCGTCGTACAAGGGCTATCGATTCCCGGCCGAGGTGATCAGTCACGCTGTGTGGCTGTATCACCGTTTCCCTCTCTCGTTCCGCGAGGTTGAGGAGCTCCTCTTTGAACGCGGGATCACCGTTTCCTACGAGAGTATCCGTGCCTGGTGTGCCGCTTTCGGCCCCGCCTACGCCCGGCAGCTGCGCCGCCGGCAGGCGCGCCCGGGCGACAAATGGCACATGGACGAGGTGTTCATCAAGGTCAATGGACAGATGAGGTACCTGTGGCGAGCCGTCGACCAGGACGGCAACGTCCTCGACATCCTCGTGACCAACAAGCGCGATGCGGCTGCAGCCAGGCGGTTCTTCCGCAAGCTCCTCAAGGACCTTGAGTACGTGCCCCGTGTGATCGTGACCGACAAGCTCCGCAGTTACGGGGCCGCCCACCGCCAGGTGATGCCCTCCGTGGAGCACCGCAGTTCGAAGTACTGGAACAACCGCGCCGAGAACAGCCACCAGCCAACGAGGCAGCGCGAGAAAGCCATGAAGAACTTCCGCTCGACGGGGGCGGCACAGAGATTCCTGGCTGCCTTCTCCCGGATCTCCTCGCACTTCCGCCCACGACGGCATCTGATCACAGCCAGTCACTACCGCACCGAGATGACCGAACGATTCCACACCTGGAAGACCATCACCAGTATGGCAACGACCGGCTGA